The Emys orbicularis isolate rEmyOrb1 chromosome 4, rEmyOrb1.hap1, whole genome shotgun sequence genomic sequence CGGCTCCTTTAACAGTCTTGGCTAGGAAGCTTGCAGCAGTGCCAGGCTGGTTCCAACGGCACCTCGAAGAATATCACATCTACCAAAGCTGTGGTAGCTCATGTCAGCCAtgatgttttttttctcctgctcccactgcaaGTTTCCATCTGTGTGTGATTATTTCCTCTGCAGCTGGGTGCAGAGACAAATTTTCATACAGACATCTATACTGGGACTCCTTTTCCCAGAGGCAGTGATTCTGCCAAGAGCACTGCTGCTTCGGGCACTGAATCGATGCGGTTCTTCTCAGCTTCCATCGTTCCAAACTGAATTACCCTTTTTCTTCAATGCCAAATCTATATATTCATTTATTATGCTGTCCGCTTCAAGTACCAAACTGGAACCTGCTGCAGAAACAGAAGCATAGGAACCTAGGATTTGCCAGACAGGATCAGACCTGTGATCTATCAGTCCAGTATctgtctccgacagtggccagcacccaatgcttcagaagaaggggcaagaaaccctgcagtgggcagatgtgggataatctgccttcTGTCCTTAgagttaccatacgtccggatttccccggacatgtccggctttttggtactcaaatccccgtccggggggaattgccaaaaagccggacatgtccggggaaatagggaggcagcataagccagggtccgcctggccccagcacgacccgccgggtccgcagtGCAGCCCAAccgcccggctacattgtagcgagctcgggcaggggaagggggggcgcagccgcagaaggcggcgaaggggccgctgctgcccccggaggccgggcggaccgcgcgccccagccgagcccgcaggaccacggggaggccgggcccagccaacggctcgggcttccctcgcgggcggggactccccggccactgggggacccttcctgcgccCCCATCACCCCGcgcagcaggaaggaggctgcggcgcggggcagggagtgcggcgtgtgccggggctgcagggacccgcgctgccccggtcgccgctgagcatccgaagcccccgccaggcagaggctgctgggggagcgggggagctgggcaggcgggggcgtgcagaggctgcagggcgaggaggagcagggcaggcaggggcatagaggctgcaggggcaggggggcacaggggcagggcagatgggggcgcagaggctgcaggggcgggggggcgcaggggctgcagggtgagtggggagcagggggcacagggtctgcagggcgaggaggagcagggcaggcaggggcaggggggcgcaggggcagggcaggcggtggggtgcagaggctgcagggcgaggaggagcagggcaggcaggggggcgcaggggaagggcgggggggggcagaggctgcaggggtgggggggggatgcaggggatgcagggccagtggggagcagggggcacagaggctgcaggggtgtgtgtgcaggggctgcaaggcgagtggggagcagggaagcacttagcaacccccaaccaagatcagagcaggagggaggagggggaatgtggggtgctcagaggagggggcagagttggggcagggactttggagaaagggttggaatgggggtggggaaggggtggagttgggcggggccggggtggggccgggggcggggaaggggcggagttggggctgggctgggggcaggaccggggcctcgtggagtgtcctcttttttaaatgtttgaatatggtaaccctatctgtCCTAATCCCTAATAGTTCGAGATGGTTTTGCAAGCGTACAGTGATCACCTAGATAGTACTCATTTATACTTGTCTAAGCTATCTAACTATGGAAGAACTGCAGAGTTCATAGAGAACTCAACTACACATTTTGTAGGTAACCAAATCTATCTGTGGTATTTGGAgagtgcccatcactgtagtacatAAATGCTATGAATGGACTAGAAGACCTAAAAGCTCTCTTGTGGTTTATGTATTAGGTGAGGTATGTGTACAAATACAAAGAGCATGCTTGCATCTGGGACTTAAGATGTGTGAAGAAAGTTGGTACAAAGTACTGTACACATAAAGGAGCTCAGAGTTTCTTTGTAAAGAAAGCTCTGAAATGCAGAGCAGGCAGAAGGTCTAAAATTATCACACAGCCACATGCTAAAGCAAACTTATGATTtcgttttgtttaaaaaaaaaaaaaaaagccctggtGAGCAGAATCAGATACTAAGGTACTCGAGGGAGATGGAAGATAGAGAAAATGTGTTAATGAAGGAAAAGAGAGTACTGGAACATCagctgggagagaggagaaggaggaaggcaTGAATGTTATCAGATGTACTACACCTTCAAAGATATCTAGGGCAAGGAATCTTCAATCTTGCATCAGTTATGAGATTAAAATAGTAGATGGGGATGTGAAAAATCACTTTCAAAGATCCAAGAGGCAATAATAGTCTCAGAGAACCAGAATGAATGTGTCCCACACAGACACATGTATCCCAGGGACCACCACTCtatcctccttccttccttcccctttgttcAGTCTGTAGGTgacatcctggctccactgaaatcaatgcaatattttttctccattgatttcagtggggccaagactTTACCGGTAGGTTTATATATTGAAAACTCcaagtcatttaaaattaaataaaaaatagaacTGCTGGATGTCCAGTCTGACATATCTGCCAACAGAGAACAATGGGAATTGCTGCAATAGTTGATAACATTGGACGTGGCACATTGCCACAGACAATCACTATCAATTAAATTCCACCTACTTGCCTTTTAAAGCTACTGCGCACTTCCCCACCTAATAAATCACACAGTCGAAGTTATTGTTGAACTGCATATCAGTCTACAATAAACCATATGCCAAACAGGGCAAGTTATTTATTACCCAGCCATGGACAATAATGAATAGACTCAGATTTTATAAAGAGCAAAACAAACCCAGCCCTCACCCTCGAAGGATCATACCATGTTACTAAATTGTGTAATTAATCATGTCAGTTGCACAGCCACACAGAGTTTTTTCAGTTGGTGGAATTTCAGTTATGGAGGGTTATTTTTTATGCTCAAACCTACGAGGCTGCAATTTCTGAGCAGCAAATGTGAGATAAATGGTGTGAGTGGTTTACTGAAGGGGTCTTTTTAACATATGGAACAAAATGTAATGGGATTCTGTTTGAGCTCTATAACCTGCTCCATACAGAGCATGCTACTAAATCGTATTGCTGAGCTAGAGGCTAAAAGCTAACAAACAtaagtgaataaataaataaaggtctGTTAGCAAGGAATTCATATTTCCTAATTTTTCTAGAAAAGTAAAAGTTGAGGCACTtaccttaaccacaaaaccatccttccacTCAGTATCAGACTGGGACCCAGGGAGATCTGGGCTCAGTATGTAACTTTATCATGAACTTTTTGGATgatggacaaatcacttaatctgtcCGTATCTCAGTTTTTCATCTGTAAACTGAGAATATTAATACTTTCACTCTTGTTTAATTAGATTGGAAGCTCCTTGGGACGGGGACTGCCTATTACTAAGTGtatgtacatcacctagcacaatcTCAGTTGGGATCCCTAGgtgtactgtaatacaaattaagAGTAGTAATATACTGGCATGCTAAATTTCTGATGCTTTGTTACTTCAAATTCAAATGCTGAGCTTCTTAAAATGAACCTCAATAGATTATTAGACCTGACTAGTCTGTATGTGTCCATTTAGTAAGTTCCACTTGCACAAATTTAATATAAATCAGCCCCAAACCAAGTCTGTAGATCTGTGGTAGTGACAATTTGCAGCAAGAGCAAATTTTCCCCACATCTTCCATGGGAAATCCTATGTGCACTCTGCCATCCTGTCACACACAGAGACCCGATTAAGCTACACGTTTATGTCAAAATCAATAAAGGAAACACAATATGTGCAGTGTCAGCACCCTCTGCTGACAAGAAACTGTCTACACGTTATGCAGATATTGCTCAGGACAAATTAAGAACATTGCTGtatgcagggttgttgtagccatgtacccaggatattagagggacaaggtgggtgaggtcgtatcttttattggaccaacttctattggtgagagagagagaagctttcaagctatcCAGAGCTATTGCATCCACTTTTATTTTACTTATTAAAATCATAGGGGTTAGCGGTAGAAAATTACAAGCGCCTGCCAAGTATCCCCCCATACAAGGGGGAGAACCATGCCCAAACAGATGGGCATATCCATTAATCCTACTCAGGATCTTGCGGGTGTATTAATTCTGATGAATGTGCTATACCCCATGCTAAGTgtggtgccaagatttgggggagTGCAGTGCTCATGAAGGAAAGCAACTGGGTGGGCAAGTGGGGATGccctgtgggatgggggggcGAGTGGGGGATGCCCCCACCTCTCAGAGCCCCTATGCTTCCCCTCCCCAGTCTCCTGCTCCCCTTTGTGCCCCCTCAtaggagccccctgctgcccccccccttctcaCTCTCCaattgcctcctccccccacagctccctgcctcccccgttCAGTCCCCAGGAGTCTATCACCAAATCACCCCAATGGTTCCTtccaccttcctcccccccacacacacataatgGTTCCTTCCGCCCGTGGCCGTGTCCGCGCGGCGGGGCTGCTGATAAAGTTTTCCCCCAGGAAGCTTCGCGGGCTTTTGCGGCTTCTCGCGAGAGTTCCCAATCTCGGCCGCTTCCCATGATGGCGGCTCCTGCTGCGGCTCCGCCGGCTCCCGCCGAGCCCCGGCTTCGCACGCGGGACGTGCTGATCCCCGGAGGCCCGGCGGACTTCGGGTCGCTGCTGCTGTCGGCCCCGGTGCTGGCGGGGCTGGAGGCCGCCGGGTTCTTGAGGCCTTCCCCGGTGCAGCTGAAGGCCATTCCGCTGGGGCGCTGCGGCCTGGGTGAGTGGGGCGCGGGGGCTGTGGCGgtgcaggggctggagggggttgggtGAGGCCGGGGGGCTGGGTCGGGGTCGGGTCGGGTCCGGGAGTGGGGGCCCCCATGGGGGGGTCGGGTTCGGGAGCAGGGCCCCTCCCTCGGGGGTCGGGGGGTCGGGTTCTGGAGCTGCCCCTTTCTCCGGGAACGGGGGATTGGGTTCTGGAGCTGGGGCCTGTGGTTTGTTTCTCAAGGGAAGGAGAGATTGGTAGAGACTCGGCCCCTGTCCATGCGCAAAGCCCCTAATCGTGCATCACCTGGGTGACACTGTTTTGGCTGCTGCCTGACTTGGGCCCTTCAACCCCTTTCAGATCTCATTGTGCAGGCAAAATCTGGCACTGGCAAAACCTGTGTGTTCTCGACCATTGCCCTCGATTCCCTCATACTGGAAAACCCGGCAACCCAGGTGAGAGCCCTGAAGATGTGGTGCTTTGTAGTGGCCTGGGGACATCTCCAGGTCCTTGACCAAGGTATCTGAATAACCAAAGAGATCATCACCCAGACCCCAAGTTTTACACTAAGCTCCATATACAGGACAGGATATTGGTCAATTTAATCTGGGGGCTGTGTGGCTGTCTACATTTGAATGAAGCGCATCATGTATTTTACTGTTAAATCTCAGTGCCTTGATGCCAGAAGCTCCTAGTAAGAATGCAGTGCTGCGGAGctgttgatttattttgtaatctATGTTAGTAGTAGATTGCTTGATAGGTTATAACAAAGTAAATATGAGGGGGGGGGCATAAGGAGAACACCCACGCCTCCCTTGTTCATTTTTAGGCTTTAAAGCACAAAAAAAACATCTTGTTGGCTCGACAACTTCAGTGATAGAAATATTTTCTTAGGACAAGTATATCATGGACTGTGATAGTAGACTTCCACCTATACCATTCTATCAATATGCCTCAAGTCTACTCTGCAGGGGGAACTTTTATGGGGGCTGAAGGAATTCAGTCTCAACTTAttgatttgggggtgggaggacctGTCCAGTAAGAACTTGACTTGACTTCCAACGAGTGTTACACAAGTCATGAAACAGCTGATGGTAAAAACTTTGTCGCTGGCCACCTAAGCTGTAGTTAAAGCAGTGGTGTAGAGGTGAAAGACTGCATTTAATCCACTGAGCCATCACTGTCCCTTCAAAGCCAAGTTCTTTATTATTTCAGATCCTGGTCTTAGCTCCTACAAGAGAAATTGCAGTGCAGATTCATGCTGTTATCACAACTATTGGAATCAAAATGGAGGGCTTGGAATGTCATGTCTTCATCGGAGGGACTCCTTTGAACCAAGACAAAATGAGACTAAAAAAGTGTCACATAGCTGTAGGCTCTCCAGGTAAGAGCACACTTCACTATACTTTAGTCACAATTCAGTGACACGCTTTTCAACAGAACAATATTTGGTACATAAATGCACTCTTGAATTCTTGTCCTATAGTCACAGGGGACAGTTTCAAAGCCTGAAGCAAAAGAAAAGTAGACCAGAGAAGTATTTTTAGTGAGTGATTAGTCtaaatatgctttttaaaaaagatttatttAATAAGTGGGTTAGGTAATGAGTCTTTGATTTGCAACAGATAAAGTGTCTTGTCTTGTCTCAACCAGATtcttttcataaatatttttggagCTCAAGTGTCTCACTTCTCTCTTATCATGTAGGTCGAATAAAGCAACTCATAGAATTGGACTGTCTGAATACAGCCAGTATCCGCCTTTTCATTCTTGATGAAGCTGATAAGCTTCTGGAAGAAGGCAGCTTCCAGGAACAAGTCAAGTAAGAAAAATACTAGTGTTTCTCTCATAAGCCTAGTAGTAGTTTTAACATGCAGAATCTTTCAGCTCTAAAATATGCATTATGTGGGATACATTCACTTTCAATATCTTACTTTCTCTTAGCTGGATTTATTCTTCTTTGCCAGCCAACAAACAGATGCTGGCTGTTTCTGCTACCTACCCTGAATCATTGGCTAATGCTTTGACCAGGTACATGAGAGACCCTACCTTTGTGAGGTTGAACCCCACTGACCCAAGTCTCATTGGTATGTATAAGTTGCACATCCAtaactttaatgtttttaggcAAATAAAATCTGAACGTATTTAACATTCAGCTACGAGTATAattaataaaaccaaaaaaaaagtttcaaaatactTGGTTTATCACTTTTATTTATAGATTACATGATTTGTTCAAAAGAGTGCTTATACCCGAACTTTTCTTAGCCAAAGTATCTATGATGGGAGAGtggttatttttctctctgttgTGGGTTATCTTTTTTCCATAGCTTCAAGAAAAGATTCCAAACTTTAAAGAAGAATAGCCTTCCAGATTCCAATTCAGCATATGGTGATATTGGTTAACTAATATTTCCCAGTTCTTTAATGTTCTTATTCTAGCTACAACTACATATTTGAATCAACTTTTTAATACCAATTCATTGCTATTTTAATGTGAATTTTTTGTACTGTTAACCTTACCATGCTTTGATTTCTTGCACAGGGCTGAAGCAATATTACAAAATTGTGAATTCTCATTCACTTCCTCATAAGACTTTTGAGGAGAAGGCACAGCACTTGCAGGAGCTCTTCAGCAAGATTCCATTTAATCAGGCCTTGGTCTTCTCAAATCTGCATAGCAGGTAACAAGAACTTCTTAAAACTAACAATATGATGTTTGCAGATGTCTGTGAACAGTGGGCATAATATATTccatttttatagcacttttcataaaGAGCCCAAAATACTACACAACCTGTATGCAAATTTCAACTCCGAAATGCTACCGTTTCTGGAACGCAGGGCTGCAGCTTGAACGGATGGTACATAGTACTAAGCGAGTGTAGGGGTAGGGGGGAATTTTGACATCGGTAATTTCTGCATTTACCTGAGTGCTGTGGGAACTAATGTCTGTGCACACTTGATTTTTGAAGTCGAAGCTGAAAGATCCATCAGTTGCAAAATTGCAAAGTGTCACTGTACCTAACTTAACAAGATGAATGGCTGAGACAACTGCTGGAATTTTAATCTTTGGCTGTAAAATAGTTGAAAGTTCAGATCTGATGCTTAGGCTGTTAAGTCATCTTCAGTCTGTCATCTTGAAGAAACTCTGGAAGCATGTAATTTTATTTACAACCTTTATGTATATGTTGTATTAGGGCTCAACACCTGGCTGAAGTACTGACATCCAAAGGTTTTCCTGCTGAGTGCATTTCAGGCAAGTGCATTTGGAACTTAGTGCTTCTGTTAATGGGAATTCTGTACGAAACTGACCTATAGTCATAGTAGAAATGTAGCCATTGGAGTATTCAGGACATAAGCGGGGACTTGGGGGCATTTATATGAATAATTTACAGGTAATGTTTCACCGTTCATATTTCGGCAGGTTCACTGAGAATCtttaaatatttgcttaaaatccCATTTATGCTTTGGAGTACTGTAACAGATTGATGTATTTGGAAAGGAAAGTCCTCTTGTGTTTGAAATGTTCAGAAGTGTGGAGTAATTTGATGCATTTGGGCACTTATTAAGAATATCTCTCAATTAGAAGCCAATAAAACAAAGCTCAGCACAATTATAACAAAACcatccttttttgtttattttgtaattaaCACTAATCCCTTTTCCTGTAGTCTCCCCTTGCTGTAAGAATATTTGCATCTTTATGGTAGTTAGTAAGTCAAACTTATTTGCATTCCATGTTACCCAAGTTATTAAAACACTTGAGAAAGGGATAATCTCTCAAAGAGATTAATTTTATACCCTACTTTGTTAATCATGTTTTCAAATTTGTCTACTTTCCAGTCACCCCCATTTCCTGGTGTAGATACAACATGCCTTAGAATTAGTGCCTGAAGGATGGATGCCACTTCACTAGCTTTCAGGAGTAGAATTTATTGAGCCCTGTTTTCCCTGGGTTTGAGCAGCACAAGGCTAAATAACCTAAATACTCTTTCAGTTTCtaaatattcatttttgtttcttcAGGAAGTATGAATCAGAACCAGCGTCTTGATGCTATGGCTAAATTGAAGCAGTTCCATTGTAGAGTCCTGATTTCCACAGACTTAGtgagtttttttttctgttaagcaGAAGTAGTTCTCTAGAATATAAATTCATGTACTGTAGAGCTGACGGAGATAGATCTGACTTAGCAGTATTTATAGAACATTTATCTGAAAATAGCAACTTTCTGTCCCTGCGGAGCATACAAACTGCCACCCAGTTTTCATcttcagaaaacaaaaccaattttcaaagtcttttaaaaaacataaagtTTAAAtacttatttctttttaattacctTTTTATAGTTAGGCTCTGGAAGGCTATATGAATTTCAAAGAAATAAGTGTCTATCTTTTGATGGTGGCATGGGGGAACAGAAGTTACTTTTCTCCTTCGTGTGATACCAGCACAACACCTCTTTCACGTTTTAAGGAGAGCAGTAGCAATATCTCTTTTGTCTGTGGCACAGGAGTATTGGCTGTGGTACGATTTTTTTCTTTACACTTAAAAACATGAAAAGACCGGGCAAGGTTATTCTTTCCTGCTGTCTTCAGTTCGGTGCTTGAAGTTCTACCACCTAAAAATATTACTGTCCTGTATATTTCTCCTAAGCTGGGAGCATATGTGCTCACTTGGTACCCAGACATCTGCTTATTCTTCCTCCACGGTAATACAAATGATCCTCCAGTTGTACATCTCAATGCCAAGTGCTTATCTACTTATTTCTAGCTAACCTAAGCAAGCCAGGAAATTATAGTTTTCACATAGTGTGTTGAAATACATAGAATTTACAGAAGGGCCTCCTGAATTGATAGATGAACTGCATCTCTTATATGACTAGTCACCATTACGtctgtttctccccccacccccccttcaagACTTCTCGTGGAATTGATGCTGAGAAGGTGAATCTTGTCATCAACCTGGATGTGCCTTTGGACTGGGAAACGTACATGCATCGGATTGGCAGAGCTGGACGCTTTGGTAAAACACTGTTGTGGGGTTGTGCAGCTGCAAGCGGTGCATCTGTGGAACTGGCAAGCTAATTCTTCCCTCACTCCCTGTATTGTAGGAACCTTAGGCCTAGCTGTGACATACTGTTGCCGTGGGGAGGAAGAGAATATGATGATGAAAATTGCACAGAAATGTAATCTTCAGCTCCTTCCTTTACCAGGTACAGTCTGTCTCCTGAATATGTCTGCATTAAGTTCTCTTGgttatttttttggttttaatgTGACAGTTGAATTCACAGGTGGTCATGATGAACTGTGGTTTAATATACAGATACTATGCAAAGTCTAATAGCTGCATATATGACTTGTAAGGTAGAGTGTTGGTACTGACAATGTACATAAATAGCTCTTAACTAGGTGGCCTGTACCTTTATTTTAAATCACTGCAATTATACAAAGCAATACAAAATTAAAACTTACTGTAAACTTAGGGATAGATTTTCATAAGAAggcaatgggaactgcagaatGGAGTGCTGAGGTCTTGTGGGCTTTATGGGTACAATAGTGGAGTGGAAGAGAAAGGAACTGGGAAATCTGAATGGATTCACCATCACTTTTCCCCAACAATAGAATTTACCTGTTAGCAATGCTTTGTATTTTCCTTTCCATGCCTCTTTTAACATTAATATATCTTAAAACTGATGTTTTTAATTAGGATGTATGCTGGAGCAGAGAGGTAATATTGTATTATGTTTGACCATTGTTAGCCATAAATATATCTTCTAATAACCTGAGTTATTGCTCTTCTCTATGGTTACCCTTGGAATAATAGGCATAGTTTACCGTGAATAATTTATGAAAAGAATGATGACATTCTAATAGAGAAATGCatctattgtatttttttaaaacaaaaacaaaacttccaCCAGAAATACGGGTAATATTTATGGAAAAAGAGCAAATTTGACAGCTGTCACTTTACAATCTGTTATGATTTGGGATTTTGTTATATAGCGTGCAAAACATACTTGTTTCCTCGGGATCAAGAAAGAAGTCTTGTGCTGCTTTTGACTGGCTGCTTTTTTCTG encodes the following:
- the DDX20 gene encoding probable ATP-dependent RNA helicase DDX20, which produces MMAAPAAAPPAPAEPRLRTRDVLIPGGPADFGSLLLSAPVLAGLEAAGFLRPSPVQLKAIPLGRCGLDLIVQAKSGTGKTCVFSTIALDSLILENPATQILVLAPTREIAVQIHAVITTIGIKMEGLECHVFIGGTPLNQDKMRLKKCHIAVGSPGRIKQLIELDCLNTASIRLFILDEADKLLEEGSFQEQVNWIYSSLPANKQMLAVSATYPESLANALTRYMRDPTFVRLNPTDPSLIGLKQYYKIVNSHSLPHKTFEEKAQHLQELFSKIPFNQALVFSNLHSRAQHLAEVLTSKGFPAECISGNMNQNQRLDAMAKLKQFHCRVLISTDLTSRGIDAEKVNLVINLDVPLDWETYMHRIGRAGRFGTLGLAVTYCCRGEEENMMMKIAQKCNLQLLPLPEPVPTGLMEQFAQWDVEVTAIAHADASVNAHILTHKRPEESMQHTHINSCAQIPQCDPAVPGENSSMSKPRRVSKQKQLLKGCPDHTNTEKTSKSPKTLNFNTQQRNQMATACKTTEQNVDQHLDKETLKNTLPKIPCLSSFKNPQPAIPWSFAEFVEDYEYFIKEGLEKRVEIIRSYTGPGEQYQHPKNGAFEKKGMEETMQSVADSVSFGDTDSDSNSYSSRASSHSRGNKSYFEASSDTQERGSDVLIIDQAPLNYSQSISCSLGPVEHQQMPQIPKHSQVKKKVVKQNSKRCKKSCHQQSPSPPKRGAQEDCSYSTQDESSPGFPYETQNYEEYWKSYYRTWQSYYASHSYYRKFHRHFNWMTAYHANSVYLQELLKSDW